In Anopheles arabiensis isolate DONGOLA chromosome 2, AaraD3, whole genome shotgun sequence, the genomic window CTGGTCTCCCAGCCTCCACTGGACAAGCGTtgtgtgagagagatagagcgatCTTGTAGCATCGACAGGGCTTCAGGAGCTTTATTCGCAAACCCCTCTTGATTGACCATATTTTTTATGCAAcggtatgcgtgtgtgtctgtgtacgtGAGAGACATGCATGCATATACACTTACACATGATCTTGGGCAAAGGTACGGGCGAACGTTTCAACCGAGCGATCGATTATTCAATTTGCCATCATGCATGCGATGCTTGGTGCCCTTCGGAATGGTccctacttttttttaaacggccaGCTTAGCAACCGAGCTATTTGCTTTCCATATTAGCAGACGGACAGACAacggcacacagacacagcgaACCAGATGCGAATTGGACGTATTAATTATATGTATCgaacagcggcagcagccgAACAACTTGAGCTACCCATCAAGTGACGAACCCAGCCACCCAGCTGTTATTGTTTAGAAGCCAATCTGGGGTGATTTATTTCGGAGATGAGAAACACAGGACAGGACAAAACAcatggtggcagcagcagtacggtAGCGCATCGCCGCAGTAGCTTAGAGAAGAGCAAGTAATTGACTGGATTCGAATTTAAACCAATCCCAATTCTCTGCgtctcgctgctgctgctgctgctgctgctgctgctgctactgccggcCACAACAAGCGACCCCAGCCCGGACGGGAGCTGTGAAACAGAGAGAGTGGATACATAAATTCCTCCCAACAAACTGGGCAGCGCAAACGGAGTGGAGACCTAACAAGCGAACGACGAAacccacgacgacgacgactacgacgacgacgacgatgaccgAAGGGTCAATTCAATGTTAACCCATCTTCTCCATCTACCCGTAAGGGGGGGGAATGGGACCCTCCTACCCTATTATTTCATTCGATTGTTGCCGCTCAAACAGTGGTCTAGAACACCACCACACGGTCACACGGTGGGGGCATGGGGGCAGAGAGGAAGCAGTCATTACGCGCGGTAAAACATAATAAGCCGCGACGGATTGGCACAATTGTGGACAGTTTAGAGCGAATGGCATCGACGTAACACACGCGGCCGCGTTTGCACGTGAGCCACGCGGCTCCGGCTCAAAATGAACGGGGGCTCAACATATaagtgcacacacatacagagagagagagagagagagagagagagagagagagagagaaacggcCACACCATGGGAAGTCACATTCCAAATCGATGACTTTCAAACTTCATGCCCAACAACACCCGTACACCATACACTTGACAGCGGCAGCCACGGACGACGACTCTCGTCCCCCTTTCCCTTCTCACTCGCGCTTCAACAAAAATGCTCAAATGGCCGTTCGAGGTAAGCCAATGCGGTTACTCTTGTCACGCCAGTCGGTACACACAGGTCGCGTCTGCAAGAGAAGCATAAAAACGGTGCGCGATCGcgcgcgcactcacacacaccgaagCGCGTGTTTTAAAAAGCATGATCGATATGCGCTGCACAAATCTCACCAAAAAGAAGCAGGGAACCAAGCAAGCAGCAAGAAAATCGGAACACCAAGAAGCAGTGGAAGCAAGAAGAGAAAGACAACGATGACGGCAACTGGAGTTTGAGTCAACAAACGCACCAacaccggcggcggcggcacgaACACGATCGCGCGGGGGTACGAAGCGAACGAAGAAGCAACTGCGtctaaataaaagaaaacgcaTAAACCCCCACCAGCCCCGAAAAAGATTCCGGCCAGAGTTCTTTGCTCACCTCGCCAGTGGTAACGTACTCTTTCTCTTcgccccctccctccccacacCTCATCCCGTCcccgaaaaaacaacatacacaTCATGTATCGATCGCtgtgatgcacacacacacacacctcgcACCGTCCAAGATCCATGGGAACGAGCTGAggtggttttcctttttttgttggtcggtTCTCTCCACTCTTGCTTTTCTCTTCCCGCACTTGGGACCCGGTGTGGACGCGTTCGCAGCGATCGACAAGCCAGCGCCGATCGTTCGTGGCTCTTTTGTGATCCAGTTGCAGTGGCGGTcgtcttcctctctctctctctctctctcgctgtctctGTGTCCATACAGGTTCGCACCTTCCCAAACCCTTTCCCTGTTCCACCCCCCCTCCGCataaaagcaacacacaaccCCGTGGAGTGTGCGCAcgagaaggaaggaaaaacgaaCATAACAAGCTTGTATGGGCAATAATATGCCCCAGCCGCGAAGCGCACCAAACCAACGGCCACACTgccctctgctgctgctgctgctgctgccgggccCGGGGCCTATGCTCTCGGGAACGGGACGGGAAATGACGGCAACAGCGCATGCAAGATGAGCGCGCGTTCGTTGCGTcgtgagcagcagcggcggcggtggcgcaGACAGCCAGGCAGGGCATGAAGATCGTTTCGCTCTCCGAAAGGCTTTGGGCTGGTGGCTTTGGGGGGTCGCGCAgcaggcacaaaaaaaaagcaggctGCCCCAGCGACATGAAATGCATCTTAACatcggtcgtcgtcgtcgtcgtggtcgtcgtggtcgttgtcgtcgttgtgGTTGTCTCAGAAACAGGTTAAGGAGATGCGGCAAAACGGCGACAAACTCTGTCACTGTCTTTCGCTGTGGCAGGCGCAGCAGAGCAGTGTGTGCCCTCTTTTTTGCCCGTTCCCTTATCTTATCCCTTTTATTCGCTTCAAGTGATCGATTATCCACGTCCAGCGCTTCTCTCGCTATAGGGGTGTCTTCTCCAAATAGGTGCAGGGGATGCCATTATGCTTGCACTTCTCGGTCGATtgatttgctttgctttgctctgTCCTATCCCCTCTTCTGTCGATATCTTATCGTTCCGTTGAAGGATTACCCTCGATGCGATCAAGTCCCACTTGTACACGGCGATTAGACGATTTATTGCTGACAATTATCTACCTCCCACAGCAGCAATCACCGCTTCGAGACGGTACCAAATGTCACGAGAAAGAATGTCGCCTCCGCTTCTCCTTGGCcaaatggacaaaaaaaaaaactatggaCACGTTTGTATGATTCATTTCATGCTTAAATTCCACACGCCAAACATAATGAATCATGAATTCGGGACCTCAccatcgccgtcgtcgtcgtcgtcgccgtgcTGCTTATGcatattcaaaaacaaaaccgactATCAGCGGCGATCATCGTGCCGCGATGATCAACCGCGATCGAACGGACGGTGGCAGCAGTGTGGAAATACTGGGGGAAATGCCGGGGGGAAATGCGTTCAAAATTCGGCCCACCACTCCACCACCGGGTTCCCTGCCACCGACGGAACACCGACCTGAGTTCGACGGATAGTGGGTGAAAAAGGAAATGCCAATAATTTAACCTCTCCATATCGTTTGCCGCACGGTGGGAAGCGCTTTCGGGAACTCGAAGTGCGCTTTCGCTTGCAGATATATACATAGGTATAAACGGAGCGGTTGCTTCACCCAGAACCATTTCCTGCATCTTTTGCCTTCCCGGcaaacagcatcagcaacagcctCAGACCAGCAGAGGCTTCAAAAagggaatgtgtgtttgtgtgtgtgtgttgtgttagtGGCTTTTGGTTCTTACCTGAATTCTGAGCTCTATCCTGGCACTGGCGGTAGCGTCGGGCAGCGGGGTCGAAGAGATCGAGAAAGACGATGGAACGGACCAAACGGCAGAAGATGTAGCGTGCGTGAGGTTCTTGTACGGGGTTCTTcctttctgcttcttctcacGCTCTTCTCCGTCTCCGTCTTTCCGCTCCGTTGTGCTGGTGTTGAGGGATGCGGCGGTGTGTTCGTTGCCGAGACGTCCGTTGCTGGTTGCACGAAGGAACCTGGGCGCGCGCGGGGGTGAATATCTTCGACACATCTTTTCATCCTCGCGAAATTGTACCCAGAGAGTGTGGTGCCTTCTTGTTGAGACTcttgcgttgttgttgttgctgttggtggtggtgcttgaTGATGTTCTCGGTTACCTTCCCGGATGGGGCTAGTATGACGATGATGCAGATATACGCTGCAGAGCAGGCTTAAGTTCAATGATTCATTCGGCATTTTTTCGCTCCTCTCCTTTCTTCTACCTCACAGACCGTGGGTCATTGCCGTGGTGGGGAGAGGCGCTAGCACGTgcagcgtggtggtggtggagagggaaaagggaaaaggaagtTTTAGCAAGGGGGGAAAAGGAAGCTCGGAAATTCTACCCAAAAGAAGCCTGATATTTATGGATGATTCACGATCATCCAGTACCGAAGGCTTCTTCCGGAAGGTTTCGTCCGCCTGCGCTTAGACAATCTCCTTGCCCTCCACCTTTTGGGCGAGATCGCAGATAATCTCCTTGTAGATCAGCGGATCAATGTTCTTGCCGAGCTGGTACAGAATGAACCAATCGCCCATCTGGCACCGGGAAGCGATCAGCTCCACCTCGTCGTGCGCCGACAGCCGGGAGCGGGCgcgcagcatcagcagccgcAGTCTCGGCAGCATAATCACCGCAAAGCGGTACATCAGCGAGATGCCAGTCAGGATGGTGAGCAGGATGAACCAGAACCACAGGAACACGTAGATCTTCTCGTTCACGATGTTGAGCGGCAGCACGCACAGACCGTCGAATTTCTGCACACTGCCGGACGGTCCGTACTTGTGGAAGGTACACTTGGTCACCTTCGGGAAGACGCGCGCCATCGGGTCGCCGCGCTCCTCCGGCTCCATCTCGGTGAAGCGCACCACATCGCTGCCGTACGTGGAGAACTCGCCGTCGAGGAAAAAGTCCATAAAGTAGATCTGGCCGAGCACGTTGACAAAGTTCAGCACCTCGCAGAAGAAGAACCGCATCGCGTAAAAGTTGTGCCCCTTGATGTTGTCCGCGAAGTAGTCGACCAGGATCTTCTTGCGCTCCTTCGCCTCCTCGTTCATGATCGGCATGTTGAGGTCGAGCACCAGCATCTTGATGCGGCCGCCCTCCCACGTCTTCCACAGGTAGCGGGGCACGTAGAACAGCATCGCCTGGAAGAACAGCACGAAGCAGACCCACTGGTAGTACTTGTGGTACTTCACCTCGTCGTGCCCATCGACGTGGCTGGCCACACCCGGCTGCACGATGTCCTTCCCGGCGATGCCCGTCAGACGGTTCGGGATGGTGAACGTCGAGTAGATCCAGCAGTACGTGTCCATCACGTTCAGCGGGATCTCGTCCACGATGCAGTCGATCGGATCGCCAATGTACTGCCGCGAGGTGACCAGCAGCGAGAACGCGATCAGTATGATTACGGTCGCTTTGTAGTGCAGCCGGAAGATATTGTTGTCGATGCACACCTGGTCTAGCTTCAGCAGACCCTTCACGGATCCGAACACATCAAacatggtgctgctgttttacACACGCGTTTAGTTTACAAAATGTGAATCAAATCAGAAACACCACACAGCGCACTTTCTCGTCCGCAACCAGCAAATACGCGAAATCAGCGTaaacgacaacgacaacgacgcgACGCTTTGCAAGCACcacgcagcacacacacagacacacgcacacacacacacacagacacagccaCGCGCACGCACTGGTGGAAAGTTCTTTGCGCTGGGCAAGCGAAGGGAATGGAATGGGGGTACGCTTTACGGCGAAGGTACGCTACCCTCTAACACACAATAGATCACAGCGTGCCCCTCGTGACACGCATCAAACAGCTATTtccgcacacatgcacacacacacacatacactctctttctcgtcCGCCGTTTGGTGCCGACGCTGAGCACTGTAAATAAtcgcagagaaaaaaaagaaagaaagaaaccaaaatcaacacacaaagatgatgaaataaataacGCGTTGTTGCCAAtggtgacgacgacgacgcgttAGACGGCTGATGGTGGAAGGCAACGAACTCTCTACGCCACTTTGCACTGTTACCACCGAACGAGGCAAATATATTCGTTTCGCTACCTTCGAAGCACAAAAAGTGCTAAAACAAGCGAAAATGCTGAGTTCTTCACTGCAACAGTGTCCCCGTTTCTGTGAGGAGCACGCACAGCGACGCCTCTTACCTCTTCCGATGTCGTATAAAAAATGTCGTTAGGAATTCTCCAGCTGTCACTCCAGACCTGCTCTCGTGGCCCGTTCAACAAGGCGGGGGTTTTTGACGTTCAAATATCGCTTCttctcgctcattttctctaccCGTCCTTTGTAAGCCCCCCTTCCTGGCTTTCTCTGATGAAAcaactagtggtgggagctcggaatcggacttacccgattccgattccatgttcggaatcaattccggagccaattccgattatcgaaacgattccgattccggattcgattccggagttgacgaAATCAGCCCGGGAATCTCAATGAGAAAGGATCTTTTAAaagtaaattttaattttttgcggATATCAATACTTAGCATCATTGGGCCCAAACGCCTATTATGGCGATGCcaaaactgactccgtttTGGTAGCCGATTCGATttttggagccaattccgattcgaaagccgatttcgattcggGATCCGAGgcgaacgcacttttgaagtcgtcccacagtTCACtcatcttgggtcaaaggtccgCAACGTCAATAGCATGGTAGCTGAGCtacgcgcaaggatgctggctgccaaccggtcattctacagcctaaaaaatcagttcacctcaaagaacctgtagcgacggacgaagctgtgACTATATCGCACCTATACAGTACCGGTACTCAtatacgcctctgagatatggacactgtccaaatctgacgaaacactcttagccgcgttcgaaaGTTACCGTGGCGTAAACGAGGGGGATGGGGGAGCCGGATGTTTTTGGCCACcaatacacacgtacaccAGGCGAGCTTTTTCCGACGCAAAACCGTCAcaagtatttaaaaaagacGTCGCCGGCGAGGGAAGTTCGCGCCGATTTGAAGGCGTTGGCGACAGCCATGAAACGTCAAACGCGATGCCATTCCAACCGTCAAAAAGGGGTGCGGTACTGTCAGATGGCTTCAAGCGGCAGTACGTCAGGCGGCGATGAATGGCCCTACCTGCCCGACTGGCACATTTTGCCTTTGAATCGTCACTGTGggatgacaacaaaaaaacttgctCCGGCTCAAATCAGAATTCACGGAATTTGCAACGTACAGAACACAGTTTACTGCAGCAATCATGGACGTTAGCCAGCTGGAACATTTGATGCGTAATTTAGCGATTAAGGAGACGCGCACCAACAGCCTGGATCTGCTGGAAAGTAAGCTATCCGATGTAAATCAGGACATCTACGAGACAATGCTCTGCTCGGAGAGCCTCTTCAAGTTCCTGGCCGAGGCAGATGCGTAAGTTTGATCACCGTGAAAGAATTCCTGCAACAATAATACATTCTTTTCCTACCTCGGCAGTGACCAGCACACAACAGCATCCCGTATCATCTACGACAAAGCGCTCGAGTTCTTCCCCAACGGGTCGGCCTCGGTCATCGATCGGTTTTTAGAGCGCTGCCTGACCCATCCAAAGAACTCGGTGAAGCAGTTTGGGTTGCGCGGTGCGGCCGCCATGGTTTACAATTCGGCCACCATCACACCGAACACGGTGGAGCTCATCATTCAACACTGTCTCCCGATGAAGGAGGTGTACGTGGACACGATGCTGAACGTGCTGGTAAAATGCTTGCCACCGATCTTCACGGAACCGACCGTGCAGAACAAGCTGGTGTCGGTGTTGCAGTTCGACGAAACGGTGCGATGCCGCGTGTACGAGGTCGTGTGCACAGTGCTTGAGCAGCATCCGGCTTACATGCAGATCGCCAGCCCGGTCCTCGAGAGTGCACTGGCCGATCTGGACAAGGATGACGTGCTGCTGCAGTCGAGCGTGCTGCAGATTCTGACGCAGCTGCTGACCACCAAGGAAGGGTTCGACTACATCGAGGGGATCGATCTGTTCCGGAAGGTGTACGTGAACATCGTTTCCGTCAAGGTCACCCCGTTCATGCGCTTCGTGCTGCCAAATGCGCTCAAGTTTTACGCCAGTGCGGCACTCATCCAGCCGTCACTGTTTCTGCAGCGCCACCCGGCCACGGTGGACTTTATTTTCGATCAAATCACGCCGGAAGATCCAATGCTGATGGCAATCGCGTACGACTGTCTGGGTAGGTTGGGCTGGCTTGCTGCGATgctttttgcaacatttgtaACATTTCGCTTCGTTTCCAGGCATGGTTGGCTCTACAAACGAGGGGAAAATATTCCTCAGCGATAATCAGAAGCTAAAGATGGAGCAGTTCTTGAAAGAGTTCCCGGGCATACTGCACTCAACGACCGACGTGTACAAGGTTCGCTTCATCGAGTGCATCACGTGTCTAATGTCGGGCGGTGGCAGCGAATCGATCGACAATCGAGTCACGTAAGTAGTCAACCTGACTGCTAGGTGCTTTCGCCTATGACTTTGACCTCCAATTTCCAATCCATTTGCAGTTGCATTACCCAGGAGTGGTACGAAACCATGACGGAGAGCAAAGATCTGGAAATGGTGCAGACGCTGTTCAAGAACCCCTTCCCGGACATAAAGATGGCGTCGCTGAAGCTACTGTCCGCCATAGTGGATCATCGCTGGGGTCAGCAGTTTTTCCAGAACACCGCTTGCTTCACGGAACAGCTGCTGAGCCGCCGGCTGGACacgctgaacgtgaacgtGGCCCAGTTTAAGTATGATGTGATAAAGAAGCTCTCCCTCTGCCCGACCCTGGAGCCCTTCGTGACCGATGCGCTGAAGCAGTACGTAACGGCGGGCGCCTTCCACCGTGAAGCGCACGTGGAGGTCGTCATCGAAGGCGGTCAGTGAGGGGGTGACTACTTCTTCTATATTTACATGTCtcattaatttttgttttgcattttacacTTTTCCTATCGTTTCCTGCTGAAGAATAAACGTACGAATTACATGGACTGGAATGGCAAGGGTTTGGGTAGTGCTTTTTTTCCCGAAAGCAGCACGTACACAATCTTTCGATGCTTTAAAACgtacaatttatttcaaaatatgCAAACGATAACAAAATATTGGTTATAGTTCCGGCTATCCGCGCAGCACGCCAACCATGTCTTAGCGACTAAATAGATCTATCAACACAAGCGATGTGGTTGTACACGTACACTGCATTGTCGTTGCCTGCCTTTCGATAAAAAGATGCGTGATAGATGGGTGATAGGGGGTTTTCGAATAAAGTTACATCCAAACACGTGTGCCACAGGGCCTGTAAACTGCCTCGACAAATTGGGATTGAGTCTCCGGTGGGAGCGAAGGAATCGTCTAGGAAATCTTTTTCCTCACCGCCGTGTACCGTTCCATGTACGCGTCGTATCCCTGCACCTCGGTGAACTGTTTCGAGTTGAACAGATTCCCATCCACGCACAGATTGCACACCTTCGACTCGATCAAAATCCTCGGATGTATGGCCGCTATCTGGAGACAGTTCTCCTCCAGCCGGAGCGTCTTCAGCTTCCCACAGTCGGCAATCTCTTCCGCGACGATGGTGATCTGGTTTTGGTTCAAGTTTAGCTCGGTAACCTGCAACGATTTCACCTCCGGCGGAACCTCCGTGATTTTGTTCCGCGATAGGTCCAGCAGGTCCAGCTGCTTCAGCTCACAGAACACGACCGGGAACGCGGTGATCTGGTTGTTGCTCAGTATCACCTGCTTCAGATGGGTGCAGCTGGCCAAACTGCGCGGCACGGACGTGAGCAGATTGTTCATCATGTTGAGCGTTTCCAGCTTGACCAGCACGCCGATACGCTCGGGAACGGTGGCGATTTTGTTTCCACTCGCGTTCAGATGCTTGAGGAGCGTAAATTTGGCTATGTCTTCTGGCAGCACCGTGAATCGATTTTCCGATATGTCCAGCGTTTTCAGTACGTTGGGGAATGTTTTCAGCGCGGAGGGAAATTCGTCCAGCCGGAGGAGGGAGATCTTCAGCACGCCCGTTTTCTTCGCAGTCTCAAAGTGTTGCTTCACCTGTTTGTTCCCCATTTTGTGGCGTGCCGTGTGGCGTACGCGGATTGTAAAGTGGAAATTTTCTACGATTTTCCTACGACGTTCAggataaataaaattttgtatgaaaaatgatttgttgttattttcgtCGAACGTTTTCTGATTGTCACTTTGACAGCTAGTGCAATTAGTGGTGGGacatcggaatcggacctacccgattctgattccgtgttcggaatcaattccggagccgattccgatgccggaatcgattccaattccggagtcgattccgaagcAGATTCTGTATTTGGTTcgggagccgattctggaaccaatttGGGAATCTATTcgggaaactgattccggacccacgatccggaatcaattccaaaaaactgcggagctagccggaatcgattccgacaaaaacttcatttttcccatcactagtgacAATGCTCCGACAGCTCGTGGCCGAACATTTTCCaagaaaatgaatcattttttgagcgattttcctaaaattaaagttaaattaaaagaaaCTGATCATCATCCACTTTTATCCCAATACAGAGCATCACTTTCGTTCGTTGTTGTAATTTCAGCAGAAAATCATGAGCACACACGCCACGCCCATAGTGATCGGAACGTAAACAAAGTTCGAGATTTGTTGTCAAAATCATACCGGGAGAGGCCAACGCACACGCAAAAAAGAAAGGCTTCATCCTAAGTTAATTACATTCCTCCTAAAGCGAAAATGTGTTGTGATAAGATGTAAATTGTTCGTTTCCTACTCCAGAGCATCGAGAAGATTTGTGTATCCAACTGTAGCGCCGCTCCTCTTGTTAAAGAAAAGACGATACGATGAAGCTAATGTCCATATCGTCCGTGTGCGGCATCATTTTCCTATGCTACATTCTACATTCCACGTACACACTTTATATGTTGTTCCGGGCACCGGAATGTACCGATACACCCTGCTACCGGTCCCAGCTGACGAAAGGCAAGTTCCTGCAGCTTTCGTTGTACACCTCCCCGTTGGCCAATCCACCGAATGCGGCCAAGGTGGCAAAGCTCGGTACCATCAATCCGTTCGATCCGTTCATCGAGCTTGACCGGTAAGCAGCAGCGATCTTAAATGAATGTAAATACCATTTCTTAAAAcgtcttgttgttgtttagaaCCTTCACCATCACTTTGCCGAAGGAGACACGTTCCAATGGTACGCTGTACCTGTTTGCCGTGCTGACGAAGGGTGCCAAATCGCTCGACTGGGACTCGGTCCGCAGCCAGAGCACTTCGGTGATCAAAAAGTTTGGCTTGACGCACTACATGGTACCCAGAACGGCCACGATCAATCTGCTGAACGATAAGGTAGGGGAGCGCGATGAAATTACTCACAGAATCCTATGCCTCTTGACCCTCAGGTCAATTAGATTCTATTTAGTAGAGAGAGATAAATAAGAGACCATCTCCAATTTCCACAgggaacagcaaaaaagccgGCCAGATCCATGAACCAAAAGCGCGTCGCACACATACGCCAAAACGTGTTCATACACATCATCACCGAACAGTTTTCCGTCTCGCCAAGGGATGTACCGGCCGAGCTGGCCCGGGATATTCGCATCACACCGGACAAGCTGGTGATGCCCATCATACGGAATGATTTTTCAAAGGAAAAGCTGTCCGATCTGGTGGAAATCGAGCCAAAGGCAACGGAAGCGACCGTCACGATCCACTACGCGCCCAGCTCGGTCGGCAAGATCAAGATGTTGGCGCAGATCGAACGGGCCATGTCGGATCTAACGAAGCTAGGGTTCAGCGAGAAGGATATCGATGAGGTAGGGGCAGCAGCCACATTGTGTGGATGAATGTTTCCATAACTAATTATATTTTGGTG contains:
- the LOC120905705 gene encoding innexin inx2, with translation MFDVFGSVKGLLKLDQVCIDNNIFRLHYKATVIILIAFSLLVTSRQYIGDPIDCIVDEIPLNVMDTYCWIYSTFTIPNRLTGIAGKDIVQPGVASHVDGHDEVKYHKYYQWVCFVLFFQAMLFYVPRYLWKTWEGGRIKMLVLDLNMPIMNEEAKERKKILVDYFADNIKGHNFYAMRFFFCEVLNFVNVLGQIYFMDFFLDGEFSTYGSDVVRFTEMEPEERGDPMARVFPKVTKCTFHKYGPSGSVQKFDGLCVLPLNIVNEKIYVFLWFWFILLTILTGISLMYRFAVIMLPRLRLLMLRARSRLSAHDEVELIASRCQMGDWFILYQLGKNIDPLIYKEIICDLAQKVEGKEIV
- the LOC120894205 gene encoding 26S proteasome non-ATPase regulatory subunit 5, producing MDVSQLEHLMRNLAIKETRTNSLDLLESKLSDVNQDIYETMLCSESLFKFLAEADADQHTTASRIIYDKALEFFPNGSASVIDRFLERCLTHPKNSVKQFGLRGAAAMVYNSATITPNTVELIIQHCLPMKEVYVDTMLNVLVKCLPPIFTEPTVQNKLVSVLQFDETVRCRVYEVVCTVLEQHPAYMQIASPVLESALADLDKDDVLLQSSVLQILTQLLTTKEGFDYIEGIDLFRKVYVNIVSVKVTPFMRFVLPNALKFYASAALIQPSLFLQRHPATVDFIFDQITPEDPMLMAIAYDCLGMVGSTNEGKIFLSDNQKLKMEQFLKEFPGILHSTTDVYKVRFIECITCLMSGGGSESIDNRVTCITQEWYETMTESKDLEMVQTLFKNPFPDIKMASLKLLSAIVDHRWGQQFFQNTACFTEQLLSRRLDTLNVNVAQFKYDVIKKLSLCPTLEPFVTDALKQYVTAGAFHREAHVEVVIEGGQ
- the LOC120894206 gene encoding leucine-rich repeat-containing protein 57; translation: MGNKQVKQHFETAKKTGVLKISLLRLDEFPSALKTFPNVLKTLDISENRFTVLPEDIAKFTLLKHLNASGNKIATVPERIGVLVKLETLNMMNNLLTSVPRSLASCTHLKQVILSNNQITAFPVVFCELKQLDLLDLSRNKITEVPPEVKSLQVTELNLNQNQITIVAEEIADCGKLKTLRLEENCLQIAAIHPRILIESKVCNLCVDGNLFNSKQFTEVQGYDAYMERYTAVRKKIS